A genomic window from Sporosarcina sp. Marseille-Q4063 includes:
- a CDS encoding LacI family DNA-binding transcriptional regulator: MSVTIKDVAKRANVAPSTVSRVISDSPLISEKTKRKVHKIMDEMGYQLNYNARILAQKSTKTIGIVMKNSTKESMHNTFFPEVIRGISALCSKYDFSISLTTGESEEEIFNDTVKMVGGKRVDGIIVLYSKKDDKVVPYLIESGIPFVVIGKPLIESGNIMFVDNDNVQAAKEATNYLLNFGHEKIAFIGADTEFEVGEARLNGFLQAMHSKGLDVSDAYIKDTQLDPGHGKQVVAELMDLPEPPTALIIPNDLNALIALTALGERYIKVPEDVSIISFNNSMISEVSNPPLTSVDIQIFQLGYEAGNCLIELINDPDMFKKSVIIPTVIHERSSCTTLKV; this comes from the coding sequence ATGTCGGTCACGATTAAAGATGTTGCAAAACGTGCGAATGTAGCTCCGTCAACCGTTTCTCGTGTAATCTCAGATAGTCCATTAATTAGCGAGAAGACTAAACGTAAAGTTCATAAAATCATGGACGAAATGGGTTACCAGTTGAACTATAATGCGCGTATACTTGCACAAAAATCGACGAAAACAATCGGAATCGTTATGAAGAACTCGACAAAAGAATCCATGCATAATACTTTTTTTCCTGAAGTAATCCGCGGAATTAGTGCGTTATGCAGCAAGTATGACTTCAGCATCAGTCTCACAACGGGCGAATCCGAAGAAGAGATTTTTAATGATACGGTCAAGATGGTCGGCGGCAAAAGAGTCGACGGCATCATTGTTTTATATTCAAAAAAAGATGATAAAGTCGTTCCTTATTTAATTGAATCAGGCATTCCTTTCGTTGTCATAGGGAAGCCATTAATCGAATCGGGCAACATCATGTTTGTCGATAACGATAATGTTCAAGCGGCAAAAGAAGCAACCAACTATTTATTGAATTTCGGTCACGAAAAAATCGCATTTATAGGTGCAGATACGGAGTTTGAAGTGGGGGAAGCCAGATTAAACGGTTTCCTGCAAGCAATGCACAGCAAGGGACTGGATGTATCGGATGCTTATATTAAAGATACGCAATTAGACCCTGGCCACGGAAAGCAAGTTGTTGCGGAATTAATGGATTTACCTGAACCGCCAACAGCTCTCATCATTCCGAATGATTTAAATGCTTTGATCGCATTGACAGCTTTAGGCGAACGGTACATCAAAGTACCTGAAGACGTAAGTATAATCAGCTTTAATAATTCGATGATTTCGGAAGTGTCCAATCCACCGTTAACATCAGTCGATATACAGATATTTCAATTGGGCTACGAAGCGGGAAACTGCTTGATAGAGCTAATCAATGATCCAGATATGTTTAAAAAGAGCGTCATTATACCAACCGTTATTCACGAAAGAAGCTCGTGTACGACGTTAAAAGTTTAG
- the iolD gene encoding 3D-(3,5/4)-trihydroxycyclohexane-1,2-dione acylhydrolase (decyclizing), which translates to MRLTTAQALIKFLNQQYIEIDGKEQKLFKGIFTIFGHGNVLGIGQALEEDSGDLEVYQGRNEQGMAHAATAFAKQNNHKQLIACTTSVGPGSANMVTAAATATANNIPLLLLPGDIFASRQPDPVLQQIEQPHDASISTNDVFRPVSKYWDRITRPEQLMSAMINAMRVLTNQGETGAVTISLPQDVQGEAYDYPDIFFKKRLHRFNRRRPVDYELMEAVELITNKKKPLIICGGGVRISEAASAISEFAENFNIPIVETQAGKSVLPSTHLLNVGGIGVTGNKAANELAKVADLIIGVGTRFTDFTTSSKHLFQNEQVDFLTINISDYHAGKLDATKIIADAKAGLIDLQEQLMLSNYRSAYNEEISNVKADWQVELNRLYEADFDEIDFQPEVSGHFEKELNEYKAVLGTSLTQTSVIGKINETIDEEAIIVGAAGSLPGDLQRMWVSKMPNTYHMEYGYSCMGYEISGALGVKMAEPNKEVYAMVGDGSYMMLHSEIMTSIQENKKINVLLFDNAGFGCINNLQMGNGMGSFATEFRQRNKDTRQLNGTILSVDYAQSAAAYGAVTYSVRTLEELTVALEDAKKQSVSTLIDIKVLPKTMTSGYGAWWHVGVSEISKQDQINIAYEDKENQLRAARKY; encoded by the coding sequence ATGAGATTAACGACAGCACAGGCATTAATAAAGTTTTTAAATCAACAATACATTGAGATTGACGGTAAAGAACAAAAGTTATTCAAAGGAATATTTACAATCTTTGGCCATGGTAATGTACTTGGAATAGGTCAGGCTTTAGAAGAAGACAGTGGGGATTTAGAAGTATATCAAGGCAGAAATGAACAAGGTATGGCGCATGCGGCAACAGCTTTTGCAAAACAGAATAACCATAAGCAACTTATAGCTTGTACAACTTCTGTTGGACCGGGATCAGCAAATATGGTTACGGCGGCTGCAACGGCGACTGCAAATAATATTCCATTACTATTACTTCCTGGTGATATCTTTGCAAGTAGACAACCAGATCCTGTTTTGCAACAGATAGAGCAACCGCATGATGCAAGTATCTCAACAAATGATGTATTCCGCCCTGTAAGTAAATACTGGGATCGGATTACTCGTCCGGAACAATTAATGAGTGCGATGATAAATGCAATGAGAGTCTTGACGAACCAAGGTGAAACGGGTGCAGTAACAATATCACTTCCACAGGATGTCCAAGGTGAAGCATACGATTATCCAGACATATTTTTTAAAAAGAGGTTACATCGGTTCAATCGAAGACGACCAGTAGATTATGAATTAATGGAAGCTGTTGAATTAATTACGAATAAGAAAAAACCGCTAATTATTTGTGGTGGAGGAGTACGTATATCTGAGGCTGCTAGTGCTATAAGTGAATTCGCTGAAAACTTCAATATTCCAATTGTCGAAACTCAAGCAGGGAAAAGTGTGCTACCAAGTACTCATTTACTTAATGTTGGGGGAATTGGTGTTACTGGTAATAAAGCTGCAAATGAACTTGCAAAAGTAGCCGATCTTATAATTGGTGTAGGAACTCGATTCACTGATTTTACCACTTCATCAAAGCATTTATTTCAAAATGAACAAGTAGATTTCCTGACTATTAATATTTCTGATTATCATGCAGGAAAACTAGATGCTACTAAAATTATTGCTGATGCAAAAGCCGGATTAATTGATCTTCAGGAACAATTAATGTTGAGCAACTATCGTTCAGCTTATAACGAAGAAATTAGCAATGTAAAAGCCGACTGGCAAGTCGAGTTAAATAGACTATATGAGGCAGATTTTGATGAGATAGATTTTCAACCGGAAGTTTCTGGTCATTTCGAGAAAGAATTAAATGAATATAAAGCAGTACTAGGTACTTCGTTAACACAAACATCTGTGATTGGGAAAATAAACGAAACAATTGATGAGGAGGCAATTATTGTCGGTGCAGCAGGAAGCTTACCTGGAGATCTACAAAGAATGTGGGTTAGTAAAATGCCGAATACTTACCATATGGAATACGGATATTCTTGTATGGGATATGAAATATCGGGTGCATTGGGGGTGAAAATGGCCGAGCCGAATAAAGAAGTATATGCAATGGTTGGCGATGGGAGCTACATGATGCTTCATTCAGAGATTATGACGAGTATTCAAGAAAACAAGAAAATAAATGTATTGCTTTTTGATAATGCCGGATTTGGTTGTATCAATAATTTACAAATGGGTAACGGAATGGGAAGCTTTGCGACAGAGTTCCGTCAACGTAATAAGGATACAAGACAATTAAACGGGACTATTCTTTCCGTTGATTATGCACAAAGTGCTGCCGCATATGGCGCTGTTACATATTCCGTCAGAACATTGGAAGAATTAACTGTTGCATTAGAAGATGCAAAAAAGCAAAGTGTATCAACATTAATTGATATTAAAGTATTACCAAAAACAATGACAAGTGGCTATGGTGCATGGTGGCATGTTGGTGTTTCCGAAATATCGAAACAGGATCAGATTAATATAGCTTATGAAGATAAAGAAAATCAACTTAGAGCGGCTAGGAAATACTAA
- a CDS encoding class II fructose-bisphosphate aldolase produces the protein MLVNLNEVLRDTLTMDYAVPAFNIFGYEDAKAIIEAAEELNAPVILATNKVAITHMPISILGRMLTELAERTHVPVVVHLDHGSDYETVRQALQAGYSSVMYDGSQLEFEENIRTTKSIVQLANSFGIPVEAEIGSVGYSDSNICLKSFLTDPFEAKEFAERTGVDALAVAVGTLHRMEEQTANIQYELIEEIQSLVNLPLVMHGSTGIRDADLKKITKTNFGKVNIGTAIRMAFGKKLREEILAHPEAFDRLDLFQLPMQAVKREAMHKIKLLNTHKYQEIRGKTNK, from the coding sequence ATGCTTGTTAATCTTAATGAAGTGCTTAGAGATACATTAACAATGGACTATGCCGTCCCTGCATTTAATATATTTGGCTATGAAGATGCGAAGGCAATTATTGAAGCCGCAGAGGAACTGAACGCACCTGTTATTTTAGCTACAAATAAGGTAGCAATAACACATATGCCGATTTCTATCCTGGGAAGAATGCTAACGGAATTGGCTGAAAGAACGCATGTACCAGTTGTTGTTCACCTAGATCATGGAAGCGATTACGAAACAGTAAGGCAAGCATTGCAAGCTGGTTATAGCTCTGTTATGTACGATGGCTCTCAATTGGAATTTGAAGAAAATATTAGGACAACAAAAAGTATAGTGCAACTAGCAAATTCATTCGGTATTCCGGTTGAAGCGGAAATTGGTTCAGTCGGGTATAGTGACTCCAATATCTGTTTAAAATCATTTTTAACAGATCCTTTTGAAGCAAAAGAGTTTGCTGAACGAACTGGTGTTGATGCTCTTGCGGTAGCAGTCGGGACACTACATCGCATGGAGGAACAGACAGCAAACATTCAATATGAACTCATAGAGGAAATTCAATCACTTGTTAATCTTCCGCTTGTTATGCATGGTTCTACAGGTATTCGAGATGCCGATTTGAAAAAGATTACAAAGACTAATTTCGGTAAAGTGAATATTGGAACAGCGATAAGAATGGCATTTGGAAAAAAACTAAGAGAAGAAATTCTGGCTCATCCAGAAGCATTTGACCGGTTGGACCTTTTTCAACTACCAATGCAAGCAGTAAAAAGAGAAGCCATGCATAAAATAAAACTATTAAATACGCATAAATATCAAGAGATAAGAGGTAAAACCAATAAGTAA
- a CDS encoding sugar phosphate isomerase/epimerase, protein MKLGVFAVLFAQKSFEEMLDHVQAAGLDAIEIGTGGYPGDAHCNVDELLASEDKRKEYLDKVHSRGLTISAFSCHGNPVSPNQQIAQDAHETFVKTVKLAQLLDVPVVNTFSGTPGSNEDSKQPNWPISPWPTEYTDIYNWQWEEKLIPYWKEQGKFAENHGVKIGIELHGGFSVHTPYTMLKLREATSPAIGANLDPSHLWWQGIDPVAAIKILGKENAIHHFHAKDTYIDQENVNMHGLTDMQPYGDVQSRAWTFRSVGCGHSIQEWSDMMSALRTYGYDYVVSIEHEDPLMSVDEGFSRAVTNLKSVLIKDQPADMWWV, encoded by the coding sequence ATGAAACTAGGTGTATTTGCAGTTTTATTCGCACAAAAATCATTCGAAGAAATGCTTGACCATGTTCAAGCTGCAGGCTTAGATGCAATTGAAATCGGTACAGGTGGTTATCCAGGAGATGCTCATTGTAATGTCGATGAGCTACTTGCAAGCGAAGATAAGCGAAAAGAATACTTAGATAAAGTTCATTCGCGCGGATTAACCATAAGCGCGTTTAGCTGTCACGGAAATCCCGTTTCGCCGAATCAACAAATTGCACAGGATGCTCATGAAACATTCGTGAAAACGGTGAAACTTGCACAACTATTGGACGTTCCAGTGGTAAATACTTTTTCAGGAACACCTGGATCAAATGAAGATTCTAAACAACCGAATTGGCCAATTTCTCCGTGGCCGACAGAGTACACGGATATTTACAACTGGCAATGGGAAGAGAAACTCATTCCTTACTGGAAAGAACAAGGGAAATTTGCGGAAAATCATGGCGTAAAAATCGGCATCGAACTTCACGGCGGATTTTCGGTTCACACGCCGTACACGATGTTGAAATTAAGAGAAGCGACTTCACCGGCAATCGGCGCGAATTTGGATCCAAGTCATCTATGGTGGCAAGGTATTGATCCAGTCGCGGCAATCAAGATTTTAGGGAAAGAAAATGCGATTCATCATTTCCATGCAAAAGATACTTACATCGACCAGGAAAATGTGAATATGCACGGGTTAACAGATATGCAACCATACGGAGATGTGCAGTCTCGCGCATGGACATTCAGGTCTGTCGGCTGCGGGCATAGCATTCAAGAATGGTCAGACATGATGAGTGCGCTTCGAACATATGGCTATGATTATGTCGTAAGCATTGAACATGAAGATCCGTTAATGTCTGTTGACGAAGGATTTTCACGTGCCGTGACGAATTTGAAATCTGTATTAATTAAAGACCAACCTGCGGATATGTGGTGGGTGTAA
- a CDS encoding Gfo/Idh/MocA family protein, whose protein sequence is MKLKVAVIGCGSIARNRHLKEYQNNDAVEIVAVCDIVEERAVEMASEYGAKSYTSYEELLKNEELDAVSVCLPNYLHAPVSIAALNAGCHVLCEKPMATSKEEAEDMINAATAANKKLMIAHNQRFVPSHAKARELIANGEIGKIYSFRTAFGHGGPEQWSVEGEDSWFFKKDQAFIGAMGDLGVHKADLLRFLLGEEFVEVAGFIETSAKENTDVDDNAVCILKTENGIIGTLAASWAYSAKEDNSTVIYGEKAILRIEDDPKYSLIVQYKTGEVVNYELGGIQSNAEGGQTTTHTINHFVDAIIEDTEPLINGEEGKKSLEVILGALESMKTKQFARI, encoded by the coding sequence ATGAAGTTAAAAGTAGCTGTTATTGGATGCGGGAGTATCGCAAGAAATAGGCATTTAAAAGAATATCAAAATAACGATGCAGTAGAAATTGTAGCGGTTTGCGATATTGTCGAAGAAAGAGCCGTGGAAATGGCAAGCGAGTATGGTGCAAAATCCTATACAAGTTATGAAGAATTGCTTAAAAACGAAGAGCTAGACGCAGTTAGCGTTTGTCTGCCGAACTATTTACATGCGCCAGTTTCGATCGCTGCATTGAACGCAGGATGTCACGTATTATGTGAAAAACCGATGGCGACATCTAAAGAAGAAGCGGAAGACATGATTAATGCTGCGACTGCTGCGAATAAAAAGCTAATGATTGCGCATAATCAGCGTTTCGTACCGTCTCATGCGAAAGCAAGAGAATTAATTGCCAATGGTGAAATCGGAAAGATTTATAGTTTCAGAACGGCTTTCGGACACGGCGGACCTGAACAATGGAGCGTTGAAGGTGAAGATAGCTGGTTCTTTAAAAAGGATCAAGCGTTTATCGGTGCAATGGGCGATCTCGGGGTCCATAAAGCAGACTTGCTTCGTTTCTTACTCGGGGAAGAGTTTGTTGAAGTCGCTGGTTTTATCGAAACGAGCGCAAAAGAAAACACAGATGTCGATGACAATGCGGTTTGTATTTTGAAGACAGAAAACGGGATTATTGGAACACTCGCAGCGAGCTGGGCTTATTCCGCAAAAGAAGATAATTCTACGGTTATTTACGGCGAAAAAGCAATTTTGCGCATTGAAGATGACCCTAAATATTCATTAATCGTTCAATATAAAACGGGTGAAGTCGTGAACTACGAATTAGGCGGCATTCAGTCAAACGCTGAAGGCGGTCAAACAACGACACATACGATCAATCATTTTGTAGACGCGATTATCGAAGACACTGAACCACTTATTAACGGTGAAGAAGGAAAAAAATCATTAGAAGTGATTTTAGGCGCTTTGGAATCAATGAAAACAAAACAGTTTGCTAGAATCTAA
- a CDS encoding ROK family protein: MGKANKKYFMGVDVGGTKIWICITDSTGNIFYKKKTSTSNNLNSIYNIISNCLTEARITIKELSFISFGIPGTTNSKTGVVLDAPALKWIDVPFKMEMELRLPIPVFINNDVNCAALGEQWLGIAKNVQNFVFIAIGTGVGGAIVTNGKLVQGEHFMAGEIGYFLLEEDVMRHSDSAKTKGQFGLFENKTSGTALANHGVDPKHLFLQYQKGDSQATIIIDEFINHFSIGISNVVSLLNPKKVILGGGVAQSLEDIIPIIESNIAKHLPIPISIEVSRLGELSGAIGAIAFGMEEQKSSTGLIGKKVY; this comes from the coding sequence ATGGGTAAAGCAAACAAAAAATATTTTATGGGAGTTGACGTTGGCGGTACAAAAATATGGATTTGTATTACGGATTCTACAGGAAATATTTTTTACAAAAAGAAAACGTCTACATCAAATAATTTAAACTCTATATACAATATAATTTCTAATTGTCTAACTGAAGCACGTATAACAATTAAAGAACTAAGTTTCATAAGTTTTGGTATCCCAGGTACAACAAACAGTAAGACAGGTGTTGTCCTTGATGCACCTGCTCTTAAATGGATTGATGTCCCGTTTAAAATGGAAATGGAACTTAGATTGCCAATTCCAGTATTTATTAACAATGATGTGAATTGTGCTGCCCTCGGGGAACAATGGTTAGGTATCGCAAAAAATGTACAAAATTTTGTTTTTATTGCTATTGGTACGGGTGTGGGAGGAGCGATAGTTACTAACGGAAAACTTGTACAAGGGGAGCATTTTATGGCTGGTGAAATTGGCTATTTTTTGTTAGAAGAAGACGTTATGAGACATTCAGATAGTGCGAAAACTAAAGGACAGTTTGGATTGTTTGAAAATAAAACATCAGGCACTGCATTGGCAAATCATGGTGTGGATCCAAAACATTTATTCTTGCAGTATCAAAAAGGAGACTCACAAGCAACTATTATTATTGATGAATTTATTAACCATTTCTCTATCGGAATATCGAATGTTGTCAGTCTGTTAAATCCGAAAAAGGTTATTCTTGGGGGCGGAGTTGCCCAATCACTTGAAGATATAATTCCAATTATTGAAAGCAATATAGCAAAGCATCTTCCTATCCCCATCTCAATTGAAGTATCAAGGTTGGGTGAGTTATCTGGGGCAATTGGTGCAATAGCATTTGGTATGGAAGAACAAAAGAGTTCGACCGGACTAATTGGTAAGAAAGTTTATTAA
- a CDS encoding ThuA domain-containing protein, with amino-acid sequence MNIVVWNENRHEKKNPVVADIYPEGIHGAIANFLKEDAHTVTTATLDEPEHGLSEEVLNNADVLLWWGHLAHDEVEDEIVERVKKRVLEGMGLIVLHSGHFSKIFKTLMGTTCDLKWREADEKERLWVVDPSHPITEGIGEYIELEKEEMYGEHFDIPAPDELVFVSWFEGGEVFRSGATFKRGNGKIFYFRPGHETYPTYHNVDVQKVIRNAVKWAENTNTPTPVYGNAKPLEKLANYNE; translated from the coding sequence ATGAATATTGTCGTATGGAACGAAAATCGCCATGAGAAGAAAAATCCAGTCGTAGCAGATATATACCCAGAAGGAATTCACGGTGCAATTGCAAACTTTTTAAAAGAAGATGCACATACAGTCACTACCGCAACGCTCGATGAACCTGAACATGGTTTATCCGAAGAAGTATTGAATAATGCGGACGTTCTTCTTTGGTGGGGACATCTTGCGCATGATGAAGTCGAAGATGAGATTGTTGAACGCGTGAAAAAGCGCGTGTTAGAAGGCATGGGCTTGATCGTTTTGCACTCGGGTCATTTCTCCAAAATCTTCAAAACGCTAATGGGCACGACTTGCGATTTGAAATGGCGCGAAGCCGATGAAAAAGAACGATTATGGGTAGTCGATCCGAGCCATCCGATCACAGAAGGAATCGGGGAATATATTGAACTTGAAAAAGAAGAAATGTACGGGGAACACTTTGATATCCCGGCACCAGATGAGTTGGTTTTTGTCAGCTGGTTCGAAGGCGGGGAAGTTTTCCGAAGCGGCGCAACCTTCAAACGCGGGAACGGAAAGATCTTTTATTTCCGTCCGGGACATGAAACATACCCGACTTATCATAATGTAGATGTGCAAAAAGTAATTCGTAATGCAGTCAAATGGGCTGAAAATACGAATACACCAACACCTGTTTACGGAAATGCGAAGCCATTAGAAAAATTGGCAAACTATAACGAATGA
- the iolC gene encoding 5-dehydro-2-deoxygluconokinase: MCKLYFQTERKFDLIGLGRLCIDLNANQINRPMEETSSFTKYVGGSPANIAIGASRLGLNSGFIGKVSNDQMGRFIVNYLKENEIDTSAIAVDKTGAVTGLAFTEIKSPEECSILMYRDNVADLKLETTDVSEDYIKQTKTLLISGTALAASPSREAVFLALEYAQRHNVIVVFDLDYRPYTWKSKKETAVYYNLAAEKCDVIIGTREEFDMMEQFEKENNDDRKTAQKWFDYNAEIVVIKHGGDGSIAYTKDGSSHRGGIFKTKVLKTFGAGDSYASAFIYGLINRWNISKSMEFGSASAAIVISKHSCSDAMPTKEEVNQLIETVKFTKI; this comes from the coding sequence ATGTGTAAATTATATTTCCAAACAGAGCGTAAGTTTGATTTAATCGGATTAGGAAGACTTTGTATAGATCTAAATGCAAATCAAATTAATCGACCAATGGAAGAAACGTCATCATTTACAAAATATGTTGGCGGTTCCCCAGCTAATATTGCAATTGGAGCTTCACGCCTCGGATTAAATAGTGGGTTTATTGGGAAAGTATCAAACGATCAAATGGGAAGATTTATTGTGAATTATTTAAAGGAGAACGAGATTGACACTTCGGCAATTGCCGTTGACAAAACAGGCGCAGTTACGGGCTTAGCTTTTACAGAAATAAAAAGTCCAGAAGAATGCAGTATCCTTATGTATCGAGATAATGTTGCTGATTTAAAGTTAGAAACAACTGATGTTTCAGAGGATTATATTAAGCAAACCAAAACATTGTTAATCTCAGGAACTGCTTTAGCAGCGAGTCCATCAAGGGAAGCAGTATTTCTAGCGCTAGAGTATGCACAAAGACATAATGTAATAGTAGTATTCGATTTAGATTACCGTCCATATACATGGAAATCTAAGAAAGAAACAGCGGTTTACTATAATCTTGCTGCAGAGAAATGTGACGTTATTATTGGAACTAGAGAAGAATTTGATATGATGGAACAATTTGAAAAAGAAAATAATGACGATCGAAAAACAGCACAAAAGTGGTTTGATTATAATGCAGAAATTGTTGTAATTAAACATGGCGGGGATGGTTCAATTGCTTATACAAAAGATGGTTCGTCACATAGGGGTGGAATATTTAAAACAAAAGTTCTAAAAACTTTTGGGGCAGGTGATTCATATGCTTCGGCGTTCATTTATGGGTTAATAAATCGGTGGAATATTTCCAAGTCAATGGAGTTTGGAAGTGCTTCTGCGGCGATAGTTATCTCTAAGCATAGTTGTTCAGACGCAATGCCAACTAAAGAAGAAGTCAATCAACTAATAGAAACTGTGAAATTCACAAAAATATAA
- the iolB gene encoding 5-deoxy-glucuronate isomerase encodes MSRLLIKPEKPDQEGKVLSISPQSAGWQYVGFEVYSLKKGETIQKNTEDYEVCLVLLTGRIDIKTNEEEFMNIGNRMSVFEKVPPYSVYIPNDDSYLVTALTNINIAICYAPGKGSFPTRLIAPEMVGIENRGSGKMSRKIHNILPEEEAADSLLVVEVFTPEGNTSSYPPHKHDKDNLPHESYLEETYYHEINPEQGFVFQRVYNDDRSLDETMSVENKNVVMVPEGYHPVSSVPGYESYYLNVMAGPVRTWVFHNDPKHEWLFETGK; translated from the coding sequence ATGTCAAGATTACTTATAAAACCTGAAAAACCAGATCAAGAAGGAAAAGTATTAAGCATTTCGCCACAATCGGCAGGTTGGCAGTATGTAGGGTTTGAGGTTTATTCTTTAAAAAAGGGTGAAACAATTCAAAAAAACACAGAAGACTATGAAGTATGTCTCGTTTTATTAACAGGAAGAATAGATATTAAAACTAATGAAGAAGAATTCATGAATATCGGAAATAGAATGAGTGTCTTTGAAAAAGTTCCGCCATATTCCGTTTATATTCCTAATGACGATTCTTATCTAGTGACGGCTTTGACAAATATTAATATTGCTATTTGTTATGCTCCAGGAAAAGGTAGTTTTCCGACACGGCTAATTGCCCCTGAAATGGTTGGTATAGAAAATCGTGGATCTGGAAAAATGAGTAGAAAGATACATAATATATTACCAGAAGAAGAAGCCGCTGATAGTTTGTTAGTTGTGGAAGTATTTACACCGGAAGGCAACACATCAAGTTATCCACCACATAAACATGATAAAGATAATTTGCCTCATGAATCATATTTAGAAGAAACCTATTATCATGAAATAAATCCGGAACAAGGATTTGTTTTTCAACGCGTATATAACGATGATCGAAGTTTAGATGAAACAATGAGTGTTGAAAATAAAAACGTAGTAATGGTTCCAGAGGGATATCATCCGGTTTCTAGTGTTCCAGGTTATGAGTCATATTATTTAAATGTGATGGCTGGTCCTGTTAGGACATGGGTATTCCATAATGATCCCAAGCATGAGTGGTTATTTGAAACAGGGAAATAA
- a CDS encoding ROK family protein, producing MGKGHIDTIKKMNRELVIRTIRMQQPVSRIRLSRILNLSKSTISSIVDDLIKVKVIEEIGFEASTKEGGRRAIQLSFNSKVGYMIGIEVNSSSINGCLTDLDGTIILKQESKFDLTVPKIVSFINEMVYESNLSIEDILAIGCSVPGMVDSLNGIVIDAPELKWKYTLIAEELNQYFNCKIIINNNVNCLAMAEKWSGQAQDCENFIYILIENGIGSAIFANNNLVMGARYTAGEIGFFTFPNDKKKLMNRYGDFGVFDKKTSLLAFPPKARETIQQQKYNQLSSSDQLLFDDILHNLSFGIGNMISLLNPEKVVLGGGLRNLIYERKVELERLINEITPIEYQLAFSTMNSKSAALGSISPALVNIPDLV from the coding sequence ATGGGAAAAGGGCATATTGATACGATAAAGAAAATGAATCGAGAATTGGTTATAAGAACGATTAGAATGCAACAACCTGTTAGTAGAATTAGGTTATCTAGAATATTGAATTTGAGTAAATCAACAATATCCTCTATTGTTGACGATTTAATAAAAGTAAAAGTCATTGAGGAGATAGGATTTGAAGCATCAACTAAAGAAGGCGGAAGAAGAGCTATACAACTTAGTTTTAATTCAAAAGTTGGCTATATGATAGGGATTGAAGTCAATAGTTCTTCAATCAATGGTTGTTTAACGGACTTAGATGGAACAATAATTCTGAAGCAAGAATCGAAATTCGATTTGACTGTACCTAAGATAGTAAGTTTTATTAATGAAATGGTTTATGAATCAAATTTAAGCATTGAGGATATACTAGCAATCGGGTGTTCTGTACCTGGAATGGTTGATAGCTTAAACGGTATAGTGATTGATGCACCGGAGTTGAAATGGAAATATACCTTGATTGCTGAGGAGTTGAACCAATACTTCAATTGTAAAATTATTATTAATAATAATGTAAACTGTCTGGCCATGGCTGAAAAGTGGTCAGGGCAAGCCCAAGATTGTGAAAATTTTATCTATATTTTAATTGAAAATGGTATTGGAAGTGCAATATTTGCAAACAACAACTTGGTAATGGGTGCAAGATATACTGCTGGAGAAATAGGGTTTTTCACCTTTCCAAACGATAAGAAAAAGTTAATGAATAGGTATGGTGATTTTGGGGTTTTCGATAAGAAAACCTCTCTTTTGGCATTCCCGCCAAAAGCAAGGGAAACAATTCAGCAACAAAAATATAACCAGCTCTCGAGTTCCGATCAATTACTATTTGATGATATTTTACATAATCTTAGCTTTGGAATAGGAAATATGATTAGTCTATTAAATCCTGAAAAAGTTGTTTTAGGCGGAGGACTAAGAAATTTAATATATGAAAGAAAAGTGGAATTAGAGAGATTAATCAACGAAATTACGCCTATTGAGTACCAGTTGGCGTTTTCAACAATGAATAGTAAATCTGCTGCATTGGGTAGTATCTCGCCAGCTTTGGTTAATATTCCGGATTTAGTTTGA